One window from the genome of Babylonia areolata isolate BAREFJ2019XMU chromosome 11, ASM4173473v1, whole genome shotgun sequence encodes:
- the LOC143287339 gene encoding uncharacterized protein LOC143287339, whose protein sequence is MLECQQCHGFSVVFKVRISMLGAFVFWSLLGGTLCRPSVSSFQGNVSTRPLSPADREWLTRVPVVRTAYPPGFQFLYVARSGEVVEGERPHTGDFVEVVGSPLTPRTALHRASVLVGQMFRHTQPDVFTRIARKPGAGLGLFTAQEKVTVFPEAAYLRESPQCEGLCNGTCRHTCTSDRRKFANIPGITIGSRSFALVDNVLCTSHDPYGHHDNIAVHELGHCVQRVGLTHAQKRQLTAAYRNAKENGLWAVGSYAMASGAEYFAEGTGVYFLVNLYFSSGGMSNCHRHHRCGSEQEVRQHLHSRDPQLWSLLTDVYTQGNATLTSGLTICPPADV, encoded by the exons ATGTTGGAATGCCAGCAGTGCCATGGTTTTTCTGTAGTCTTCAAGGTTAGAATAAGTATGCTGGGTGCTTTTGTCTTCTGGTCCCTTCTTG GTGGCACCCTGTGTCGGCCTAGCGTCAGTAGTTTTCAAGGCAACGTTTCCACCAGGCCCTTGAG CCCGGCAGACAGAGAATGGCTGACCCGTGTCCCCGTCGTCCGAACGGCCTACCCCCCAGGGTTCCAGTTCCTGTACGTGGCGCGGagcggggaggtggtggagggggagaggccACACACGGGGGActttgtggaggtggtgggcagTCCCCTCACTCCCCGCACCGCCCTGCACCGG GCGTCAGTGCTGGTGGGTCAGATGTTCCGACACACACAGCCCGACGTGTTCACCAGAATCGCCAGGAAGCCAGGGGCAGGGCTGGGGCTGTTCACCGCTCAGGAGAAAGTCACCGTCTTTCCTGAAGCTGCCTACCTCAGAGAGTCCCCCCAGTGTGAAG GTCTGTGTAACGGGACGTGTCGCCACACGTGCACATCCGACAGACGTAAGTTCGCCAACATTCCTGGCATCACCATCGGCTCGAGGTCCTTCGCCCTGGTGGACAATGTTCTGTGTACGTCACATGACCCATACGGTCACCATGACAACATTGCCGTGCACGAGCTGGGACACTGTGTGCAGCGTGTCGGCTTGACGCATGCTCAGAAACGGCAG TTGACGGCAGCTTACCGGAATGCCAAGGAGAACGGTTTATGGGCGGTGGGTTCCTATGCCATGGCGAGTGGTGCAGAGTACTTTGCTGAGGGCACCGGGGTCTACTTCCTGGTCAACCTCTACTTCAGCTCTGGGGGAATGTccaa TTGCCATAGACACCACAGGTGTGGCAGTGAGCAGGAGGTGAGACAGCACCTGCACAGTCGTGACCCCCAGCTGTGGTCACTGCTGACCGATGTCTACACTCAGGGCAATGCCACACTGACCAGTGGGCTGACCATCTGTCCTCCGGCTGATGTCTGA